GGCAAAGGTGATGTACAACACCTTGGTCAGGATCAAGACGGATAGGTCTTTGTAGAAGTCTGATTTCACCTTTACTTTAAAGTCTTTTTGATGGTATTGGAAAACCTTGATGAAATCTTTCACCAAGAAAGAAAAGGTCATCAAAGAATACAAGGGGAAGGCATAGATATACTGGAAGCGGTGGTATTTTTTGAGTGGGGCTTCGGGCGATAAGCGCAGAATCCATTTGGTATCGATGTCCTCATCTACTTCAAACACATTGGTGAAGGTATGGTGTAGGACATTGTGTTGGGTTTTCCAGCAGAACACATTTCCTCCAAGGAGGTAGAGGCTGCTGCCTAGCAGGCGGTTTACCCAGCCTTTGGAGGAGTAGGTGCCGTGGAGGGCATCGTGCATAATCGACATGCCTACGCCTGCCATGCCCACACCCATCAGCAGGGTCAAGCCAAGCATTTGCCAAGGGCTGAACCAGCCGCTTAGAATCAAGAAATAAGGGACGGCATATAAAGACAGCATCACAATAGTCTTTACGAACATCCTGTAGTCAGCTTGTTTTTTGTATTGATTGTCTTTGAAATAATCTTCTACACGCTGACGCAGGGTTGGGAAAAAATCAGATTTCTGTTTGTTAGAAAACCTGAGTTGTTGGTTTTTGGGCCGATTTAGGGTGCTTTCAGCTTTCATCATTAAAGTTTTTGAAATAATAAAACAAGGGGTGGGGTAGGGGTATTGGTGGAGGTTCTTCTGAGGGCATAGACCAACACAGCATTGTGATGTTGGGCAAAGGCTTGGGAGAGCCCTAGCAAGTGAGTTTGCTTAGTTAGAAAGAATGACTGTTAGGGGGGGAGTCAACCGCCGGGCATTTTTGCTGCTCAAAGGCAATATGTAGTGGCGATTATTTGTAAATAGTTATGGTTAAGTATTTTGTGCCTTTTGCAAAGCCTGCACAGTTTGGGCTTTGGATGTATGTGTGTTACTAATACGAAGCTATTTTGAGCCAATTTATCAAGCCTTATTGATAAAGAGCGACATTACTCAGGCAAGGTAGATAATTTATACTATTCTTGCAAGTGGAGCAAATGAATATACTTCTCCATCTACAAAATATCCAAACATCCTTACAGATAAGGCCGTATTTTGCCAAAAAATATACTATTTGTACAAAGCTCAAAGCGCGCTACCTAGCTCCTGAGGGGTGCTGCGGACTTGGGTTTTGTATGTCTGCTCAATAAGCATTACATTTGCTTAACTATTTACCAATTTACTATAGCAACTATGCAAACTGCTGCCCAACTCGCCCAACTGCGCCGCGATTATAGTCTGCGCACTTTTTCTATTGATGATGCGGCTGCCGACCCGCTCCAACAGTTTGACCTTTGGATGCAAGAGGCGCTTCAGGCCGAAGTACCAGAGCCTAACGCTATGACGCTCTCCACCGTTCGCCCCAACGGCACACCCAGCGCCCGTGTGGTGTTGCTCAAGGGCAT
The nucleotide sequence above comes from Eisenibacter elegans DSM 3317. Encoded proteins:
- a CDS encoding fatty acid desaturase family protein, with amino-acid sequence MMKAESTLNRPKNQQLRFSNKQKSDFFPTLRQRVEDYFKDNQYKKQADYRMFVKTIVMLSLYAVPYFLILSGWFSPWQMLGLTLLMGVGMAGVGMSIMHDALHGTYSSKGWVNRLLGSSLYLLGGNVFCWKTQHNVLHHTFTNVFEVDEDIDTKWILRLSPEAPLKKYHRFQYIYAFPLYSLMTFSFLVKDFIKVFQYHQKDFKVKVKSDFYKDLSVLILTKVLYITFALVLPYYVLGIAWWQVLLGFLVVHMTAGLILSVIFQLAHVVEGTTYPVPDETGSLENTWAVHQLYTTSNFARNNQLLSWYIGGLNFQVEHHLFPHVCHIHYKPISEIVRQTAAEFELPYYEQKTFGQAINSHIRMLKQLGRA